Proteins encoded together in one Deinococcus hopiensis KR-140 window:
- a CDS encoding macro domain-containing protein, whose amino-acid sequence MPLELAQGDVSRERTCAVVTAANKELAGGGGVDGVVHRAAGPQLLRAIRQIGGTPTGTAVLTPAFGLEAQGVRFVIHAVGPVWRGGDRGEAELLAGAYRESLRLAAEQGCRSVSFPAISTGVYGYPLDRAAEVALRTIRDFLREHPALTVRVVLYSSGALKVFGQALKTLERAEGENPPA is encoded by the coding sequence ATGCCCCTGGAACTCGCGCAAGGTGACGTCAGCCGTGAGCGGACGTGCGCGGTGGTGACGGCCGCCAACAAGGAACTCGCGGGTGGGGGCGGCGTGGACGGTGTGGTTCACCGCGCCGCCGGGCCGCAACTGCTGCGGGCCATTCGCCAGATTGGAGGGACGCCCACCGGAACGGCGGTCCTCACCCCGGCCTTTGGATTGGAGGCCCAGGGCGTGCGCTTCGTTATCCACGCCGTCGGTCCCGTCTGGCGGGGCGGCGACCGGGGCGAGGCCGAACTGCTCGCTGGGGCCTACCGCGAGAGCCTGCGGCTGGCCGCGGAACAGGGCTGCAGGTCGGTGTCTTTTCCCGCCATCAGCACCGGCGTCTACGGTTACCCGCTGGACCGGGCGGCGGAGGTGGCGCTGCGGACCATCCGCGATTTCCTGCGGGAGCACCCTGCCCTGACCGTGCGCGTGGTGCTGTATAGCAGCGGGGCGCTGAAGGTGTTCGGGCAGGCATTGAAAACCCTGGAACGGGCAGAGGGCGAGAACCCGCCTGCATAA
- a CDS encoding peptidoglycan-binding domain-containing protein, translated as MKFLPVLITLLLTPPALAAPGGRDVDTAATRAAQVLDGVLRNCPASFSAVGTAQKKCVGVSSSVEQARVRLGSVLGGELYGVWRSRDEQRSVYNWVKTPGGYVYLRLQPDPEGRAQTLAYLDLPPGSTAQSDTSGTPVGTAQGNGGAQTTPAPKSTPKPAPKPTPKPAATPSGSPAAQTPAPQGASAPQPTLAPVPFTRTLGVQSPRLNGADVRAVQNRLISLLRPRREGQGDGWYGPVTAKTVQDFQTANGLPATGRVNRITWNVLFSEGAKAFQARD; from the coding sequence ATGAAGTTCCTTCCTGTCCTGATCACCCTGCTGCTGACGCCGCCCGCCCTCGCCGCACCCGGCGGGCGGGACGTGGATACGGCGGCCACCCGCGCCGCGCAGGTGCTCGACGGCGTACTGCGCAACTGCCCGGCCAGCTTCTCGGCAGTGGGCACAGCACAGAAAAAATGCGTGGGCGTGAGCAGCAGCGTGGAGCAGGCCCGGGTGCGGCTCGGCTCGGTGCTGGGCGGCGAGCTGTACGGTGTGTGGCGCAGCCGCGACGAGCAGCGCAGCGTGTACAACTGGGTCAAGACCCCCGGCGGTTACGTGTACCTGCGCCTGCAGCCGGACCCCGAAGGCCGCGCGCAAACCCTGGCTTACCTCGATCTACCGCCGGGCAGCACCGCGCAGAGCGATACGTCGGGCACTCCGGTGGGCACAGCTCAGGGCAACGGCGGAGCACAGACCACCCCTGCGCCCAAATCCACCCCGAAGCCAGCACCAAAACCCACGCCCAAACCGGCTGCCACGCCCTCGGGTTCCCCAGCCGCCCAGACCCCAGCGCCCCAGGGGGCCAGCGCGCCGCAGCCCACCCTGGCCCCGGTGCCCTTCACCCGTACACTCGGGGTCCAGTCGCCCCGCCTCAACGGGGCCGATGTGCGGGCTGTGCAAAACCGCCTCATTTCCCTGCTGCGCCCCCGACGCGAGGGCCAGGGCGACGGCTGGTACGGCCCCGTGACCGCAAAGACCGTGCAGGACTTTCAGACAGCCAACGGCTTGCCCGCCACGGGCCGGGTGAACCGCATCACCTGGAACGTGCTGTTTAGCGAGGGGGCGAAGGCTTTTCAGGCCAGGGACTGA
- a CDS encoding SDR family oxidoreductase, translated as MTHNDHPHNAPGQPETASTENLPQQVPGQTQEDQPGRETEMTPGPIVIREGYRGSGKLEGKVALITGGDSGIGRAVAVHFAREGADVAIIYLDEHEDAQATVKMVEAEGRRALAIAGDIGQPDFAAQAVTRVIGELGGLNVLVNNAAEQHPQKSITDITPEQLERTFRTNIFGIFYLTQAALPHLQKGAAIINTTSVTAYKGSPELLDYSSTKGAIVALTRSLSQALAEQGIRVNAVAPGPIWTPLIPSTFEKEKVESFGQDVPLGRLGQPAEVAPAYVFLASEDSSYVSGQVIHPNGGNVVNG; from the coding sequence ATGACGCACAACGATCACCCGCACAACGCCCCTGGGCAACCTGAAACCGCCTCCACAGAAAACCTGCCTCAGCAGGTGCCGGGCCAGACCCAGGAGGATCAGCCCGGGCGCGAGACCGAGATGACGCCGGGACCCATCGTGATCCGCGAGGGCTACAGGGGCAGCGGCAAGCTTGAGGGCAAAGTGGCCCTGATCACCGGGGGCGACAGCGGTATCGGGCGCGCGGTGGCCGTCCACTTCGCCCGTGAGGGCGCAGACGTGGCGATCATCTATCTCGACGAGCACGAGGACGCGCAGGCCACCGTGAAGATGGTGGAGGCCGAGGGCCGCCGGGCCCTGGCCATCGCGGGGGATATCGGACAGCCGGATTTCGCCGCTCAGGCGGTCACGCGCGTGATTGGCGAACTGGGCGGGCTCAACGTTCTGGTCAACAACGCTGCCGAACAGCATCCCCAGAAGTCCATCACCGACATCACGCCCGAGCAACTGGAGCGCACCTTCCGCACCAACATCTTCGGCATCTTCTACCTTACCCAGGCCGCCCTGCCGCACCTCCAGAAGGGCGCGGCCATCATCAACACCACCAGCGTCACGGCCTACAAAGGCAGCCCCGAACTGCTGGACTACTCCTCCACCAAGGGGGCCATCGTGGCCCTGACCCGCAGCCTGAGCCAGGCATTGGCTGAACAGGGCATCCGCGTCAATGCCGTCGCGCCCGGTCCGATCTGGACGCCGCTGATTCCCAGCACCTTTGAGAAGGAAAAGGTGGAGAGCTTCGGTCAGGACGTGCCCCTGGGGCGTCTGGGCCAGCCTGCCGAGGTGGCTCCCGCTTACGTGTTCCTGGCCTCGGAAGACAGCAGTTACGTCAGCGGCCAGGTCATTCACCCCAACGGGGGCAACGTGGTAAACGGCTGA
- a CDS encoding 3' terminal RNA ribose 2'-O-methyltransferase Hen1 — protein MLLTLTTTHQPATDLGHLLHKHPERVLERALPFGRATVFYPEATITRCTAALLLEVDPVALSRHTRGNESTPLEPYVNDRPYAAGSFLAVALRDAYGTAMTGRSKDRQDLADTPLPLVAELPCVAARGPSDLPERLFGPLGYAVETQPIALDPHFPEWGERPYVRLRVSGTVRLKDLLAHLYVLLPVLDGKKHYYIGDDEVDKLLRHGAGWLETHPGRELILGRFLRFRALVQQAAASFSPEEEGTPEETGLPAQPRPHVHDTRLDRVAKVLKETRAARVLDLGCGEGKLLRRLVEVPQFRDIVGLDVSARALETAADKLRLKARPELAARVRLLHGSLTYPDSRLRGFDAAALVEVIEHLEPHHLETLTENVLGDARPRHLVVTTPNREYNAVFAERGDEARMRHADHRFEWTRAEFRAWAEGAAKQYGYAVRYEDLGDVHPEYGPLTQMAVFRQEG, from the coding sequence ATGCTGCTCACGCTGACCACCACCCACCAGCCTGCCACCGACCTGGGCCATCTGCTGCACAAACACCCGGAGCGCGTGCTGGAGCGTGCCCTGCCCTTTGGCCGCGCGACGGTCTTCTACCCTGAGGCCACCATAACGCGCTGCACGGCGGCCCTGCTGCTGGAGGTGGACCCGGTGGCGTTGTCGCGGCATACCCGGGGCAACGAAAGCACGCCGCTGGAACCCTACGTGAACGACCGGCCCTATGCGGCGGGTAGCTTTCTGGCGGTGGCCCTGCGCGATGCCTACGGCACCGCAATGACCGGGCGCAGCAAGGACCGACAGGACCTGGCTGACACGCCCCTGCCCCTGGTGGCCGAACTCCCCTGCGTGGCGGCGCGCGGCCCGTCAGACCTTCCGGAGCGGCTGTTCGGTCCGTTGGGGTACGCGGTGGAGACCCAGCCCATTGCCCTCGATCCCCACTTTCCCGAGTGGGGCGAGCGACCCTACGTGCGCTTGCGGGTGTCGGGTACCGTTCGCCTCAAAGACCTGCTGGCACACCTGTACGTGCTGCTGCCCGTACTGGACGGCAAGAAACACTACTACATCGGCGACGACGAGGTGGACAAGCTGCTGCGCCACGGCGCTGGCTGGCTGGAGACGCACCCCGGGCGCGAACTGATCCTGGGCCGCTTCCTGCGCTTCCGGGCGCTGGTGCAGCAGGCGGCGGCCTCGTTCTCCCCGGAGGAAGAAGGGACGCCGGAGGAGACCGGGCTCCCAGCGCAGCCCCGCCCCCATGTTCACGACACCCGGCTGGACCGCGTGGCGAAGGTCCTGAAGGAGACGCGGGCAGCCCGCGTGCTGGATCTGGGCTGCGGCGAGGGCAAGCTGCTGCGCCGCCTGGTGGAGGTGCCCCAGTTCCGCGACATCGTGGGGCTGGACGTGAGTGCCCGCGCGCTGGAGACCGCTGCGGACAAGCTGCGCCTGAAGGCGCGGCCCGAGCTGGCTGCCCGGGTACGCCTGCTGCACGGCAGCCTGACCTACCCGGACAGCCGCTTGCGAGGCTTTGATGCGGCGGCGCTCGTGGAAGTCATTGAGCACCTGGAACCGCACCATCTGGAAACATTGACGGAGAACGTGCTGGGCGACGCCCGGCCCCGCCACCTCGTCGTCACCACCCCCAACCGCGAGTACAACGCCGTCTTTGCGGAACGGGGCGACGAAGCAAGAATGCGCCACGCCGACCACCGCTTCGAGTGGACACGGGCCGAGTTTCGGGCGTGGGCTGAAGGGGCAGCCAAGCAGTACGGCTACGCGGTGCGCTACGAGGACCTGGGCGACGTTCACCCGGAGTACGGGCCGTTGACGCAGATGGCAGTGTTCAGGCAGGAAGGCTGA
- the trmH gene encoding tRNA (guanosine(18)-2'-O)-methyltransferase TrmH translates to MTPERYAKIRRVLARRQPTLTVLMDEVNKPHNFSAILRTCDAVGVLTAHAVPPKSGALPTFDATSGSAHKWVGVQKHADAVTAVRSLQEGGVQVLATHLSQRSVDYREPDYTRPTCVLLGAEKWGVSDEAAEIADANIVIPMFGMVQSLNVSVAAATILFEAQRQRLSAGMYGVPQISPEELERLAFEWAYPDLAPSYRERGEDYPALSEHGDLLR, encoded by the coding sequence ATGACGCCCGAACGGTATGCCAAGATTCGGCGCGTGCTCGCGCGGCGGCAGCCGACGCTGACCGTGCTGATGGACGAAGTGAACAAGCCCCACAATTTCAGCGCCATCCTGCGCACCTGCGACGCGGTGGGCGTGCTGACCGCCCACGCCGTGCCGCCCAAAAGCGGAGCCCTCCCCACCTTCGACGCCACGAGCGGGAGCGCCCACAAATGGGTGGGCGTGCAGAAACACGCGGACGCGGTCACGGCGGTGCGGTCGCTGCAGGAAGGGGGGGTGCAGGTCCTGGCCACACACCTCTCGCAGCGCAGCGTGGACTACCGCGAGCCCGACTACACCCGGCCTACCTGCGTGCTGCTGGGGGCCGAGAAATGGGGCGTGTCCGACGAAGCCGCGGAGATTGCCGATGCCAATATCGTCATTCCCATGTTTGGAATGGTGCAGAGCCTCAACGTCTCAGTGGCGGCTGCCACCATCTTGTTTGAGGCGCAGCGGCAGCGGTTAAGCGCGGGGATGTACGGTGTGCCGCAGATCTCACCGGAGGAGCTGGAGCGCCTGGCCTTCGAGTGGGCCTACCCGGACCTCGCGCCCAGTTACCGCGAGCGGGGCGAAGACTACCCGGCGCTGAGCGAACACGGCGACCTGTTGCGCTAA
- a CDS encoding GNAT family N-acetyltransferase, which translates to MNAALYREVGDTYRWHNRRVWTEEEWAAYALSPDTRTLLGMLDGETLGYAELVRLPEKVVELRLFGLRPVFLGRGLGAPS; encoded by the coding sequence GTGAACGCCGCCCTCTACCGGGAAGTTGGAGACACCTACCGCTGGCATAACCGCCGAGTCTGGACCGAGGAGGAATGGGCCGCTTACGCCCTCTCGCCGGACACCCGGACCCTGCTGGGCATGCTGGACGGAGAGACCCTGGGGTACGCCGAACTCGTGCGCCTGCCGGAGAAGGTGGTGGAACTGCGTCTCTTTGGCCTGCGCCCAGTTTTCCTGGGACGAGGCCTGGGGGCCCCTTCCTGA
- the gmk gene encoding guanylate kinase, producing MLPGMMVPDPTPSAAPPARTAPGEAPPHRGLLIVMTGASGVGKGTLRERWLAGQDVFYSTSWTTREARPSEQDGVDYVFVTPEVFQEKVWENGFLEHAQFVGNHYGTPREPIEAALARGQDVVLEIEVEGAMQVKGRVGEDAVLIFIMPPSLTELRRRLTGRATETPERIEKRLTRARDEIMHAHAFRYVVVNDDLERAVNELRAVQRAEHARLRPASEWTEEDREALRLAETVRSTALTREDLLRVVEG from the coding sequence ATGCTGCCCGGCATGATGGTTCCCGACCCCACCCCTTCCGCCGCCCCCCCTGCCCGCACTGCGCCCGGAGAGGCACCGCCCCACCGGGGACTACTGATCGTGATGACCGGCGCGTCCGGCGTGGGCAAGGGCACGCTGCGCGAGCGCTGGCTGGCCGGGCAGGACGTGTTCTACTCGACCTCCTGGACCACCCGCGAGGCCCGGCCCAGCGAGCAGGACGGCGTGGACTACGTGTTCGTGACGCCCGAGGTGTTTCAGGAAAAGGTCTGGGAGAACGGCTTTCTGGAACACGCGCAATTTGTCGGCAACCACTACGGCACCCCCCGCGAACCGATCGAGGCGGCCCTCGCGCGCGGACAGGACGTGGTGCTGGAAATCGAGGTGGAAGGCGCGATGCAGGTCAAGGGCCGGGTGGGTGAGGACGCCGTACTGATTTTCATCATGCCGCCCAGCCTGACCGAGCTGCGCCGCCGCCTGACAGGCCGCGCCACCGAGACGCCCGAGCGCATCGAAAAGCGCCTGACCCGTGCCCGCGACGAGATCATGCACGCCCACGCCTTCCGCTACGTGGTGGTGAACGATGATCTGGAGCGCGCCGTGAACGAGCTGCGCGCCGTGCAGCGGGCCGAGCACGCCCGCCTGCGCCCTGCGTCCGAATGGACCGAAGAAGACCGCGAGGCCCTGCGCCTGGCCGAAACGGTCCGGAGCACCGCCCTGACCCGTGAGGACTTGCTGCGGGTGGTGGAGGGCTGA
- a CDS encoding cyclodeaminase/cyclohydrolase family protein has protein sequence MSSLWPQPASDVLEAVASRRPAPGGGATAALTGSFGTALLSMAGAITVRKRGEDEALARTLAHLSELRGRLQTLADEDVAVFRAYVDASRRPKGTEQERHGREAALRAAGQAAMNVPLTLARTVVEALSLAPGLAGQSHPEVVSDVGAGAAILEGALHAALLTVEINLPHVSVEERAVIGAERNRLEARGHELAAEALHLTRERLPRGRA, from the coding sequence ATGTCGTCCCTGTGGCCGCAACCTGCCTCTGACGTTCTCGAAGCCGTGGCAAGCCGCCGCCCCGCGCCCGGCGGAGGGGCCACCGCCGCTCTCACCGGCTCGTTCGGCACGGCGTTGCTGAGCATGGCCGGAGCCATCACCGTCAGGAAGAGGGGAGAGGACGAGGCCCTGGCCCGGACCCTCGCCCACCTCAGCGAATTGCGGGGTCGCCTGCAGACGCTGGCCGACGAGGACGTGGCCGTCTTCCGCGCTTACGTGGACGCGAGCCGACGGCCGAAGGGGACGGAGCAGGAACGCCACGGGCGTGAGGCCGCGTTGCGGGCGGCGGGACAGGCCGCCATGAACGTGCCCCTGACCCTCGCCCGCACGGTGGTGGAGGCGCTGTCCCTCGCGCCGGGGCTGGCCGGACAGAGCCACCCCGAGGTGGTCAGCGACGTGGGTGCAGGGGCGGCGATTCTGGAAGGAGCCCTGCATGCGGCCCTGCTGACGGTGGAGATCAACCTGCCCCACGTGTCGGTGGAAGAACGCGCGGTCATCGGGGCTGAACGGAACCGGCTGGAAGCCCGGGGGCACGAATTGGCCGCCGAAGCCCTGCATCTGACCCGCGAACGGCTGCCCAGGGGGCGCGCATGA
- a CDS encoding PIG-L family deacetylase, with protein sequence MIAPFSTTHGTAQPLDWLCLAPHPDDAEIGAGGTLIRLAKAGQAAGILEMSRGERGTQGTPEEREAECVAAAAIMGLAWRGQLGLPDGELADTPEGAARLAAALRAVRPRVLVVPHHLDRHPDHFGTYHLAKRALHLAALKKADVPGEPHRVSRVLLYQGNADIRASLLVDVEAVQPEWEAAIRAHTSQFTGVYISETVTPEIVERRRARLMYWGTLARVRYAEAFEVEDPLLVEPERL encoded by the coding sequence ATGATTGCGCCCTTTTCCACCACCCACGGCACCGCCCAGCCCCTGGACTGGCTGTGCCTCGCGCCCCACCCCGACGACGCGGAAATTGGCGCGGGAGGCACCCTTATCCGCCTGGCGAAGGCCGGGCAGGCAGCGGGCATTCTGGAGATGTCGCGCGGCGAGCGGGGCACCCAGGGCACGCCCGAGGAGCGGGAAGCCGAGTGCGTGGCGGCGGCGGCGATCATGGGCCTCGCGTGGCGGGGGCAGCTGGGCCTGCCGGACGGCGAACTGGCGGATACCCCGGAAGGGGCCGCGCGGCTGGCTGCCGCCTTGCGCGCGGTGCGCCCCCGCGTCCTTGTCGTGCCGCACCACCTGGACCGCCACCCGGACCACTTCGGCACCTACCACCTCGCCAAGCGGGCGCTGCACCTCGCCGCCCTGAAGAAAGCGGACGTGCCCGGCGAGCCGCACCGGGTTTCCCGCGTGCTGCTGTATCAGGGCAACGCCGACATTCGCGCGAGCCTGTTGGTGGACGTAGAAGCCGTACAGCCCGAATGGGAAGCGGCCATTCGCGCCCATACCAGCCAATTTACGGGCGTGTATATCTCGGAAACGGTCACGCCCGAGATCGTGGAGCGCCGCCGCGCACGCTTGATGTACTGGGGCACGCTGGCGCGCGTGCGGTATGCCGAAGCTTTCGAGGTGGAAGACCCGCTGCTGGTGGAGCCGGAGAGGCTCTGA
- a CDS encoding Lrp/AsnC family transcriptional regulator, with product MTATAPTPTPATVTPREQLLNRIQRNIPIVQRPYRLIAEEVGLTEREALDILREVKAEGVLRQVSAIFDTRTLGYKSSLVAAVHDEDQLDAGAEIVNGHPGVSHNYKRNHDFNLWYTIAVPPESDLEAHVQKLHELSGARMTRLMPTLHLFKIGVEFDMTGKEDWNAKAAPQYTNADRNVGYEVTDLDRAFVVEFQKDLPVTEEPYADACAALGLRINEVAAHAAKMKAAGALRRVSAVFRHQKAGFTFNAMGVWAVPQGEVAETGRKMAEFKAVSHCYLRPTYPEWPYTIFTMVHGRSKEEAFGKIKAIEEEVVPGMDHAILYSTKEYKKVRLEFYKPEFYAWEREHLGEVVPA from the coding sequence ATGACCGCCACTGCGCCCACGCCCACGCCTGCGACCGTGACGCCGCGCGAACAACTCTTGAACCGCATTCAGCGGAACATTCCCATTGTGCAGCGCCCCTACCGCCTCATCGCCGAGGAGGTAGGGCTGACCGAGCGAGAAGCCCTCGATATCCTGCGCGAGGTCAAGGCGGAAGGGGTGCTGCGCCAGGTCAGCGCCATCTTCGATACCCGCACCCTGGGCTACAAGTCCAGCCTTGTGGCCGCCGTCCACGACGAAGACCAGCTCGACGCTGGGGCTGAGATCGTGAACGGGCACCCGGGGGTGAGCCACAACTACAAGCGCAACCACGATTTCAACCTGTGGTACACGATTGCCGTGCCGCCCGAGAGTGATCTCGAAGCGCATGTGCAGAAGCTCCACGAACTGAGTGGCGCGCGCATGACCCGCCTGATGCCCACCCTGCACCTGTTCAAGATTGGGGTGGAGTTCGACATGACGGGCAAGGAGGACTGGAACGCCAAGGCCGCGCCCCAGTACACCAACGCGGACCGCAACGTCGGTTATGAAGTAACGGACCTCGACCGCGCCTTTGTCGTCGAGTTCCAGAAGGACCTGCCGGTGACCGAGGAGCCCTACGCGGACGCCTGCGCCGCTCTGGGTCTGCGCATCAACGAGGTGGCCGCCCATGCGGCGAAGATGAAGGCTGCCGGAGCCCTGCGCCGCGTGTCCGCCGTGTTCCGGCACCAGAAGGCGGGCTTTACCTTCAACGCCATGGGCGTCTGGGCGGTACCGCAAGGAGAGGTGGCCGAAACCGGCCGCAAGATGGCGGAGTTCAAAGCCGTCTCGCACTGCTACCTGCGCCCCACCTATCCCGAGTGGCCCTACACGATCTTCACGATGGTGCACGGCCGCAGTAAGGAAGAGGCGTTCGGCAAGATCAAGGCCATTGAGGAAGAGGTTGTGCCCGGCATGGACCACGCCATCCTGTATTCGACAAAGGAATATAAAAAGGTCCGGCTGGAGTTTTACAAGCCCGAGTTCTACGCGTGGGAGCGAGAGCATCTGGGCGAAGTCGTCCCCGCCTGA
- a CDS encoding VWA domain-containing protein, with protein MILQAGEKRKFSDVGLPTQLTVTVTHGQDGLDVSAFSLSAERKMLGDEYIAFYNNPRTPDGAVSARLGPREATFTLDLTRLASGAERVMFTATHDTLPLRSAPQLLVQVGSVTFDARPALGDEKAAMLLELYRHGGEWRVGAVGQGFAGGLGDLVKYFGGEVEEATAPQSPPPAPAVSLKKQAQVRLDKQIAEKAPQLVSLVKQAEVSLKKRGLDEHTARVALVLDISASMSSLYRSGVVQRVAEKTLALASRFDDDGRMDVLLFGLNAHDVGEIGIEGIGGAVDGLLRRHALEGGTMYGKAMDAVRRHYFGPTQQRRQPLAQPTPVYVLFITDGETFDKPVAETQLRDASFEPVFWKFVGVGKERFEFLQKLDDLTGRYVDNADFIQVADIDRTPDAQLYELLLQEYDTYLTAARGRGLLR; from the coding sequence ATGATCCTTCAAGCCGGTGAAAAACGTAAATTCTCAGACGTCGGGTTACCCACCCAGCTCACCGTGACGGTGACGCACGGGCAGGACGGCCTGGACGTGAGTGCCTTTAGCCTCAGCGCCGAGCGCAAGATGCTGGGCGACGAGTACATCGCCTTTTACAACAACCCACGCACGCCTGACGGAGCTGTCTCAGCGCGACTCGGACCGCGTGAGGCCACCTTTACGCTCGACCTGACGCGCCTGGCATCAGGGGCTGAGCGGGTGATGTTTACCGCCACGCACGACACGCTGCCGCTGCGGAGCGCGCCGCAACTGCTTGTGCAGGTGGGGAGCGTGACCTTCGACGCCCGCCCTGCGCTGGGCGACGAGAAGGCCGCCATGCTGCTCGAGCTGTACCGGCACGGCGGCGAGTGGCGCGTCGGCGCGGTAGGCCAGGGCTTCGCCGGTGGCCTGGGCGATCTGGTGAAGTATTTCGGCGGTGAGGTGGAGGAGGCAACTGCCCCGCAGAGCCCACCTCCGGCCCCCGCCGTCAGCCTGAAAAAACAGGCCCAGGTGCGGCTGGACAAACAGATTGCCGAAAAGGCCCCGCAACTCGTCTCGCTCGTCAAGCAGGCGGAGGTCAGTCTCAAAAAGCGTGGACTGGACGAACACACCGCGCGGGTGGCCCTGGTGCTGGATATCAGCGCGAGCATGAGCAGCCTGTACCGCTCTGGCGTGGTGCAGCGGGTGGCCGAAAAGACGCTGGCCCTCGCCAGTCGCTTCGACGACGACGGGCGGATGGACGTCTTGCTGTTTGGGCTCAATGCCCACGACGTCGGTGAAATCGGGATCGAGGGCATCGGGGGCGCGGTGGACGGGCTGCTGCGCCGCCACGCACTGGAGGGAGGCACCATGTACGGCAAGGCGATGGACGCCGTGCGCCGCCACTACTTCGGCCCCACGCAGCAGCGCCGTCAGCCCCTCGCCCAGCCCACGCCGGTGTACGTCCTGTTTATCACCGATGGCGAGACCTTTGACAAGCCGGTGGCGGAAACGCAGCTGCGCGACGCGAGCTTCGAGCCCGTGTTCTGGAAGTTCGTGGGCGTGGGCAAGGAACGCTTCGAGTTTCTACAAAAGCTCGACGACCTGACCGGGCGCTATGTGGACAACGCCGACTTTATCCAGGTGGCCGACATCGACCGCACGCCCGACGCGCAGCTGTACGAGCTGTTGCTGCAGGAGTACGACACCTACCTGACGGCGGCGCGCGGGCGGGGTCTGCTGCGCTGA
- a CDS encoding TerD family protein, translating into MPVSLTKGGNVSLSKEAPGLKKINVGLGWDTRRTDGADFDLDAMVFLVNDAGKVRSDSDFVFFNNKQSADGTVVHQGDNRTGAGEGDDEVISMDLEKMAPDVQKIVVAVVIYDGQNRRQNFGQVEKAYARVLNGDGGAEIARFDLTEDGGTVTAMIFGEVYRNGSDWKFKAIEQGYDAGFEALVRSYGVNA; encoded by the coding sequence ATGCCCGTATCCCTCACCAAAGGCGGCAACGTCAGCCTCAGCAAGGAAGCCCCTGGCCTCAAGAAGATCAACGTCGGCCTGGGCTGGGACACCCGCCGTACCGACGGCGCGGACTTCGACCTGGACGCAATGGTTTTCCTCGTCAACGACGCGGGCAAGGTCCGCAGCGACTCGGACTTCGTGTTTTTCAACAACAAGCAGAGTGCCGACGGCACGGTCGTCCACCAGGGGGACAACCGCACCGGCGCGGGCGAGGGCGACGACGAAGTGATCTCCATGGACCTGGAGAAGATGGCCCCCGATGTGCAGAAGATCGTGGTGGCCGTGGTGATCTACGACGGCCAGAACCGCCGCCAGAACTTCGGTCAGGTGGAAAAGGCCTACGCCCGTGTGCTCAACGGCGATGGTGGAGCCGAGATTGCGCGCTTCGACCTGACCGAAGACGGCGGAACCGTGACTGCCATGATCTTCGGCGAGGTCTACCGCAACGGCAGTGACTGGAAGTTCAAGGCCATCGAGCAGGGTTACGACGCAGGCTTCGAGGCCCTGGTCCGCAGCTACGGCGTCAACGCCTGA
- a CDS encoding Lrp/AsnC family transcriptional regulator translates to MVTAIVMVQAERQRIQETAEALAGVPGVREVYSVTGEWDIVAVLKLDRYDDLDDVVTGHLRKVDGIVRTQTMLAFRTYSEALLDQGFGVGLDESRLS, encoded by the coding sequence ATGGTCACCGCGATCGTGATGGTGCAGGCCGAGAGACAACGGATTCAGGAAACCGCCGAGGCCCTGGCGGGGGTGCCGGGGGTGCGCGAGGTATACAGCGTAACGGGCGAGTGGGACATCGTCGCTGTACTCAAGCTGGACCGGTACGACGATCTCGACGATGTGGTGACGGGACATCTGCGAAAAGTAGACGGCATCGTGCGGACGCAGACAATGCTCGCGTTCCGGACCTACAGCGAGGCGCTGCTCGATCAGGGATTTGGAGTGGGCCTGGACGAGAGCCGCCTTTCTTGA